The following are encoded in a window of Cycloclasticus pugetii PS-1 genomic DNA:
- a CDS encoding ABC transporter ATP-binding protein: MFFSSYKKGIKELWAVKDVSFSVSKGESIAIIGRNGDGKSTLLELLTGTRKPTSGTIKIEGKIAALLQLGSGFNLDYTGIENIYFNGLLFGLTRSQIKNKLEEIIAFSGIGNAVNQPIKEYSSGMKARLAFSVQIALEPDILIIDEALSVGDSFFQDKCKEHLKKLQKNGTTILLVTHNMSSIDGFCDRAIVLNKGTLVFDGSPKQAIEFYRSKTTKPQKNSNPWE, encoded by the coding sequence ATGTTTTTTAGCTCCTATAAAAAAGGGATCAAAGAACTCTGGGCTGTCAAAGACGTGTCTTTCAGTGTTAGCAAAGGAGAGTCCATTGCTATTATTGGAAGAAATGGGGATGGGAAAAGCACTCTATTAGAATTACTAACTGGCACTAGAAAGCCAACTAGTGGCACCATTAAAATTGAAGGAAAAATTGCTGCCCTGCTTCAGCTAGGCAGTGGGTTTAATTTGGATTACACCGGCATCGAAAACATCTATTTCAATGGTCTCCTCTTTGGCTTAACCAGATCACAAATCAAAAATAAACTTGAAGAAATCATAGCCTTCTCTGGCATTGGTAATGCAGTTAACCAACCTATTAAGGAATACTCTAGCGGAATGAAAGCTCGCCTTGCTTTTTCAGTTCAAATCGCTCTAGAGCCAGATATTTTAATTATCGATGAAGCCTTAAGCGTTGGCGACTCCTTCTTTCAAGATAAATGCAAAGAGCATTTAAAGAAATTACAAAAAAATGGAACCACTATTCTCCTAGTTACGCACAACATGAGCTCCATTGACGGTTTTTGTGATCGCGCCATAGTCCTTAACAAAGGCACTTTAGTTTTTGATGGCTCGCCTAAACAAGCCATTGAATTTTATCGATCAAAAACCACAAAACCACAAAAAAACTCAAACCCATGGGAATGA